Genomic window (Campylobacter sp. RM16704):
AGTATTAATTAAGCTAAAATAATTATAATCTCATTTTTAAAAAAATTTTTGGCAAAGGTAAGATGATGACAAAGATAACAAAGCCAAACGAAGTAAAACGCGAATGGATCGTTTTAGACGCTGAAGGAAAGCGTTTTGGTCGTCTTTTGACAGAAGTAGCGACTATTTTAAGAGGTAAAAATAAACCTTGCTATACTCCAAATGTTGATTGTGGGGATTATGTAATCATTATCAATGCTTCTAAAGCAGTTTTCACAGGTGCAAATAAGGCAGAAGATAAACTATACCACAGACATTCAGGATATTTTGGAAGCGTAAAAAGTGAAAAATTTGGTGATTTATTAGAAAAAAATCCAGTTAAATTATATAAATTAGCAGTTCGTGGTATGCTACCTAAAACAAATTTGGGTAGAGCTATGCTTAAAAAATTAAAAATTTATGCAGGTAGCGAACATCCTCATACTGCTCAAATTGCTAATAAAGGAAAATAATCATGGCAACAACATACGCAACAGGTAAAAGAAAAACCGCTGTAGCTAAAGTTTGGGTAAAAGCTGGTAGTGGTAAAATCATCGTTAATGGTATGGATTTAAACACTTGGCTTGGCGGACATGAAGCTATAAAATTAAAAGTAGTTCAGCCTTTATTAGTAACTAAGCAAGAAACTTCTATGGATATTAAAGCAACAACTCTAGGCGGTGGTTATAGTGCTCAAGCTGAAGCTTTAAGACATGGTATTTCAAGAGCTTTGGCTGCTATGGATGCAGATTTTAGAGCATTATTAAAACCAAAAGGACTTCTTACTAGAGATAGTAGAACTGTTGAGCGTAAAAAATACGGCCGCAGAAAAGCAAGAAGAAGCCCACAATTCTCTAAACGCTAATTTTTTGGATCCATTTTTTGGATCCATTTTCTCTCCCATTTTTTCATATATTTTTGTTTTATTTAAAATCAAAGGATTTTTTGTTTAGAATAAGCTTTTATAATTTCAATGTCCGATCAGGGAAACCTCCTTTTTGTAGTAAATTTAAGCCCCTTATTAAAAAGGGGCTTATTTTATTTTAATTTCTTTTTTATATAATAGTTTAAAACTATATTATTGCTTCAAAGGAAAAATTATGAAAAAAATAATAACTTTGGTAAGTTTAGCAAGTGCATTATTCGCTTTTGATACTAGCAAGATAGAAATCACTCCAACATTTAACTATACAACTCCAGAAGGAAATTTAGATCTTAAAAATTATGGTGGAGTGGGCTTAAGATTTGGTTATCACTATGATGATTTATGGATAGATCAAGCTGAGTTGGGTATAGAATACTATGACAACGCAAAATATAACAATCCAAATGATAACGCTCACACAGATACTAGTGTATCAAGATTTTATGTAAATGCGATTAAAGGGATTGATTTAGCAAATCATGTATATTTATACGGTTTATTAGGAACAGGTTATGAGTATTTAAGTCATGGTGCTTATGAAAACAAAAGCGGTGTGTTTGCTCAATATGGTGCAGGATTTAAATTTGCACTCGGAGAAGACTTAGCTTTAAGACTAGAAGCAAGAGATCAAATTAAATTTAATAATGGTGAGCATAATTTAATTTCTAGTGTTGGTTTAAGTTTTTATTTTGGCAATAAAACCCCAAAAACACCTCAAAGTACAACTAGACAAATCGAAGAAAAGCCACAAACGAGACAAATCGAAGAAAAGCCACAGGTAAAACAAATCAAAAAATCATGTTCAGAGCCAAGAAAGGGTGCTTTAGTCGATCATATAGGATGTGAAAAAACAATAGCACTTGAAGGATATTTTGGTTTTGATCAAATTTCTATTAATCCAAAATTTGCTCAAAAAATTCAAGAAGTGGGTAAAGTTTTAGAAGAAAATCCTCAATATTATACTATTTTAGAAGGACATACAGATAGTACAGGCCCTAAAGCATATAATCAAAAATTATCTTTAGAGCGTGCTAAAGCAGTAGCAAAAGAACTTGAAAAGACAGGTGTTGCTAAAGAAAAAATAGCAACCAAAGGTTATGGTTTTGAAAAGCCAAAAGCTAGCAATGATACCAAGGAAGGTCGTGCACAAAATAGACGCGTAGAAGCAAAATTTTTCATAAAAGAATAAGCTTTGTCAAAAAAAACGATTTTATTTGATTTAGATGGCACTTTGATAGACTCTACAAGTGCCATTTTAGATGGATTTGATGCTGCTTTTAAAGCGTTTAATGAGCCTTTACAAGATCATGAATCTATCAAAGCTCTTATAGGATTTCCTTTAGATATTGCTTTTGAAAAGCTTGGTGTGGCAAAAGAAAAAATAAATGAGTATATTAACGCATATAGAAGTGTATATCAAAAAATTTATATAGAACAAACTTCTTTACTCCCATTGGCAAAAGAAAGTGTATATGAGGCTAGTTTATTTGCTGATTTAGCTGTTGTAACGACTAAAAGTTCTAAATTTTCTAAACCTTTGCTTAGTTGTTTGGGTATAGGAGAGTATTTTAAAGTTATTATAGGTAGAGATGATGTTATAAACCCAAAACCACATGCTGAACCTATTTTATTAGCTTTGGAAAAATTATCCAAGAGCAAAAAAGATGCATTCATGATTGGAGATACTCATTTGGATATTCAAGCAGCTTGTAATGCAAAAATTACTCCTATAGCTGTAAGTAGTGGTTATGAGAGCAAAGAAAGTTTAGCTAAATTTAAAATTCCTATTTTTGACAATACCTATAAAGCTATACAACACATAAAAAGTATAGCATAAATTCACATTTATTCCATCAGTTTTAACATAATAAAAAATTTTTATCATTGTTTAAGACAATTAAAGATAAAGTAGTTTTGAATTAAATAATTATTTTGATTTTAAGGATAATATTAGATGAGTAAAATAATGAAAACAATGGATGGTAATGAAGCAGCAGCTTATGCTGCATATGCATTCACAGAGGTTGCTGGAATTTATCCTATTACTCCAAGTTCTCCTATGGCAGATTATACTGATATATGGGCTTCTCAAGGAAAAAAGAATCTTTTTGGCGTGCCTGTTAAAGTTGTAGAAATGCAAAGTGAGGCAGGAGCTGCTGGAACCGTTCATGGTTCTTTACAGGCAGGTGCTTTAACTACTACATATACTGCTTCTCAAGGACTTTTATTAAAAATACCAAATATGTATAAAATCGCAGGCCAGCTTTTGCCTGGAGTAATTCATGTAGCAGCAAGAGCTTTAGCCTCTCAAGCTCTTTCTATTTTTGGGGACCATCAGGATGTTTATGCGGCAAGACAAACTGGTTTTGCTATGCTTTGCTCACACTCTGTGCAAGAAAGTATGGATTTAGCTGGCGTTGCACACTTAGCAGCTATCAAAGGTAGAGTGCCGTTTATGCACTTTTTTGATGGTTTTAGAACCTCCCATGAAATACAAAAAATTGAAGTAATGGATTATGCACATTTTGATAGATTATTAGATCGTAAGGCTTTATTGGAATTTAGAAATTCCTGTCTTAATTCGGAAAATCCAAAAACAAGAGGAACAGCTCAAAATGATGATATTTATTTTCAAACAAGGGAATTGGCAAATAAATATTATGAGGCAATTCCTGATATTGTCAATGAATATATGCAAGAAATTTCAAAAATTACAGAAAGAGAATATAAGCCTTTTGTGTATTATGGAGATAAAAATGCAACACGCATTGTAGTAGCTATGGGTTCAGTAACCGAAGCTTTAAAAGAAGTTGTAGATTATCTTAATAGCAAGGGTGAAAAAGTAGGGGTTTTAAAAGTTCATTTATATAGACCGTTTAGTTTAAAATATTTATTTGATGTAATGCCTCAAAGTGTTGAAAAAATTGCTGTATTAGATAGAACTAAAGAGCCAGGAAGTTTAGGCGAGCCACTTTATCTGGATTTAAAAAGT
Coding sequences:
- a CDS encoding OmpA family protein, with amino-acid sequence MKKIITLVSLASALFAFDTSKIEITPTFNYTTPEGNLDLKNYGGVGLRFGYHYDDLWIDQAELGIEYYDNAKYNNPNDNAHTDTSVSRFYVNAIKGIDLANHVYLYGLLGTGYEYLSHGAYENKSGVFAQYGAGFKFALGEDLALRLEARDQIKFNNGEHNLISSVGLSFYFGNKTPKTPQSTTRQIEEKPQTRQIEEKPQVKQIKKSCSEPRKGALVDHIGCEKTIALEGYFGFDQISINPKFAQKIQEVGKVLEENPQYYTILEGHTDSTGPKAYNQKLSLERAKAVAKELEKTGVAKEKIATKGYGFEKPKASNDTKEGRAQNRRVEAKFFIKE
- the rplM gene encoding 50S ribosomal protein L13, whose amino-acid sequence is MTKITKPNEVKREWIVLDAEGKRFGRLLTEVATILRGKNKPCYTPNVDCGDYVIIINASKAVFTGANKAEDKLYHRHSGYFGSVKSEKFGDLLEKNPVKLYKLAVRGMLPKTNLGRAMLKKLKIYAGSEHPHTAQIANKGK
- the rpsI gene encoding 30S ribosomal protein S9, whose protein sequence is MATTYATGKRKTAVAKVWVKAGSGKIIVNGMDLNTWLGGHEAIKLKVVQPLLVTKQETSMDIKATTLGGGYSAQAEALRHGISRALAAMDADFRALLKPKGLLTRDSRTVERKKYGRRKARRSPQFSKR
- a CDS encoding HAD family hydrolase, with translation MSKKTILFDLDGTLIDSTSAILDGFDAAFKAFNEPLQDHESIKALIGFPLDIAFEKLGVAKEKINEYINAYRSVYQKIYIEQTSLLPLAKESVYEASLFADLAVVTTKSSKFSKPLLSCLGIGEYFKVIIGRDDVINPKPHAEPILLALEKLSKSKKDAFMIGDTHLDIQAACNAKITPIAVSSGYESKESLAKFKIPIFDNTYKAIQHIKSIA